Genomic window (Spirosoma sp. KCTC 42546):
CAGCACCCGTTCCTCAAAAAGCTACTTTCTGAAAATCGCGCTGACTTCGCCCGCAACCAATACCCTGCGTCAGGAAGCACTGGCGCTCCGGCAGGTGCAACGGGTACCCTTCCTGGAACTGGAAACCCCACGACTGAAATCCTATTCAGGCGCTGTTCTGATTCAGGAAGATATGGGGCTGGCTGATGGTCGGCAAACAACCCAGCTGGCCGATTTCCCCAGTGGTGCCTTACAGGAACTGGTTAGCCGGAACTGGCACACCCAACTGTTACAACAGACCGATTTCTGGCTGCAAGCCCGTGAAACGGTTTCGGAATTATGGATAACCAACGATCCCCGAATTCCCGTCAGCCTGCTTATTAAACTGGAGCAGCTAATGCGCAGTATCAATGAGCAATCACCGGTTCCGCTGGCGGCTGCCCATGGCGATTTTACGCCCAGAAACGCGTTATTGATGGGAGATCGGTTGTGTGTTGTAGACTGGGCACTCTATCAGGCGGGGTTACCGGGCCTGTATGACCTCTTTCATTTCCTCTATCAATCAACCACGCTGATTGAACACAAAGGGTATGGCGTTATCCGGCAGCAGATCGACGCTACCTTGAACCAGCCCGAATGGCAGTTATTTCGGGAGCGCCACCCAATTGATACGAACCTGTCCGAAATGCTGTATCTGGTTCATACCATCACGCATCATCTCTCGGCCTATAGTCGTCAGGAGGAATGGCATCAGCAGACAGACTGGCAACTGACCACCTGGAACGATGCCCTGACGTACTGGCTGAATCGAACCCAAGCGGTGTCGGCCCAGAAACTACTCCTGCATGACCTTGCCTTCTGGTCAGAGGCCTGATGTTAGGTCGTTGACAACCTTGGTAATCACCTTGTCCAGTTTATCAATCAGTTGTTCCAACTGTTCCGATGCACCATATACGTCGGCTTTTGCTTCGATGGTCCTGATTGTTTCCGTCAAGGATATAATGCCTAAATTATCCAGCGACGGTTTCATGCGGTGGGCCGTCTTACTTATTTTTTCGAAATCGCCGATGGCATAAGCCTCTTTGATTTCGTTCACCGACTCAGGGCCATATCCAACAAATAAGTTGATCATTTTAGTGATGAATGACTCATCCCCCCTGGCCAGGCGTTTAAGTTTAGACAGATCATATAAGGGAGCCGCTTCTAAGACGTTACCTTCATCTTCTGGTTTCGGAGCTGGAATTTCCACTTTGCCAAGCCACTTGGCCACGACTGCAAGCAACTGAGTTTCTTCAAAGGGTTTGGATAAGTAATCACTCATACCGGCACCAATAAATTTCTGGCTATCTCCTTTCACCGCAAAAGCCGTTAAGGCAATAACCGGTAGTTGGTCACTTAAGGTGGCCCGGATTTCATGGGTGGCTTCTACCCCATCCATCACCGGCATTTGGATATCCATCAACACAAGATCAAAATGCTGTTGCCGTATTTTCTCAACCGCTTCCCGTCCGTTCTCCGCTTCCTCAATCAGGGCACCATAGTTTTTTAATATAGTAGATGCCACCAAGCGATTCATGCCATTGTCATCGGCCATCAGAATTCGTTTTCCAGCAAGAATAGCCGTATTTGTCTCTTCAACTTCCCGTACAGGTAAGTTTTCCTGACTTCCTTTCCGAAACGGAATACGAAACGAAACCGACGTCCCTACTCCTTTTTTACTTTCCACCTGCACGGTGCCGCCCATTAGTTCAACTAAATTTTTGCTGATACTGAGACCTAAGCCAGTACCTCCAAACCGCCGGGTAACGGACTCATCTTCCTGCCTGAAGTTCTGAAATAGATTCTGGGAGAAGGACTCATCCATGCCTATTCCGGTATCCTGAACGGTTGCTTCAATAAGCTGTTCGTCTTCATTTTCCTGAATGACCTGGCAGCGGATATCGACACTTCCTTTATGGGTAAACTTGATGGCATTGGAGATCAGATTGAGCAGAACCTGCGTAATCCGATAAGGATCGCCAATTAAAATCGGCGACAAATGACTGTCGCAAAATGAATTCGTGAATAACAATCCCTTTTCCTGGGCCTTATGCATCATCACCTGCATGGCCTTGCTTACCACCAGTTTGGGCTCAAATCCTATTTGTTCAAGGGATAATTTACCGGCTTCAATTTTCGACAGATCAAGTATATCATTGATGATAATCAATAGATTATCGGTGGCGGACTGGATCGTGTTCAGATAAAACAGCTGATCCGACGTCAGCGACGTTTTCGTCAACTGATTCGCCATACCCATAATAGCGTTCATGGGTGTCCGGATTTCATGGCTCATGTTCGCCAGAAATAATTCCTTCGCTTTAGTGGATTCTTCGGCTACTTCTTTTGCGTAGGTGAGTTCTAACTCCAGCTCTTTTTGCCGGGTAATGTCAATATGGGTGCCAATTATTTTAAGCGGCTTACCCTCCTCATCCGTTTTTGTAACAACGCCCCGATCGAGTACCCAGTGAATCGTTTCATCCTTATGAATCATACGGTATTCATTGTGATGATTGGTAATCAATCCGGCTTTGTACTGCCTGTCGTTTGCTTCTAAAATCGATTTATCGTCCGGATGGACACGGCTCCACCACAAGTCTGCCACATTCGTAAACTCTTCCAGTTGAAAACCCAGCAACGTAGTACCGGGGTTGGAAAAGTAGGTTTTACCCGTTATGAAGTCGTGTTCCCAGTAATTGTCGCCCACGTTGGTTAAGGCCATCCGTAAGCGCTCTTCGTATTCTTTCAATTTCCGCTGCACTACTTTTTCGGCGGAAATGTCTTCAATCATGGAAAAGTAGTGCGTAATTTCTCCCTGTTTATTTACCACCGGCTGCCCCTGCGTCCGGCCCCAAAACCAGGTCCCATCTTTTTTATAATGGATTCCTTCAATATCAAAGGGAAGCCCTTTATCAAACGATTCGATCATCGTTCTCAGGCTGGCACGGTCAGAAAATGGCCCTTTACAAAGCTCAATGGGTGTTTTCCCAATTATTTCGGCATTACTATAGTCGGTAAGATTACTAAATCCTTCATTGGCCCAGAAAATTTTTCGATCAAGCCCAACAAAAACGATTCCGTTCTTATTCGCACTGGCTACCATCGATAGTCGTTCCAGTTTCTCTTCCGTCTTTTTACGTTCCGATATATCCCGTATGAAGGAGCAAAAGAACTCATCGTCGCCCTGTTTAACCGGTATGATGTATAATTCAATGGGAAACGTTTTTCCCTCCCGGTTAATGGCGGGCAACTCCATTTGTTTCCCCATCACAGGCCCGTGTCCGGTTTTTTTGTAGCGTTCCATTCCCCGCTCGTGGGCAGTTCGATGTACATCCGGGATAATGATGTCCGACAATCGTTTACCAATCACTTCGGCGGCCTTCCAGCCAAATATATTCTCGGACTGAGGGTTCCAGAACGTAATTAGTCCGGCCCGATCAATGGTCACAATGGCATCCAGAGCCGCATTCATAATTAAGCGATTCTTCAATTCGCTTTGCTCAAGGGCATCCTGGTTCCGTTTCCGCTCGGTAATATCAGTATAGCTCCATAGGTGACCTTTGTATTTCTGATCGATAAAAATGGGGATGTAATCCCGTTGAAGTACACTTCCGTCAACAAGCTCCAGGATCTCACCCGTCACTAACTTTTGTTGTAACAGAATGGTATTGATCCGTTCAACAAAGGCATCTGAGTTTCTGAATAGTCCTTTTGTTTGTTCAGCGGTATGGGTGCAGTCCATGCCCTGCAGTAGCTCGGGAGGAGCCGTAATGCCAAACAAATCGCAAAAAACCTGATTTGTAAACGCTATTTTCCGGTTCTCATCTTCCAGCAATACCCCACTTTGCATGTTGGCAATTAAGGAGGTAAATACCTCTTCGGCATTTTTTCGTTTGCTGACCTGCTGGCTTAGGACTCGGGCAATGCCGAGCAAATCATTGGAATCGTGGGGCGTATCAACACCGGAAATAGTGCTAACGGCTTCTTTTAATTTTTCGACCGATCGTTTCTTCAGGTCAATTTCATGCTTGAGCTTATCATTTATCTCTACGTATTCGCACTCGCTAATGGTAAATGCACGCTCCACCAACTCCCGATCCCGTTCCAGCGCTCTATACGACTCGCTGATCACATCCAGGAATTTACCCATAGCAGGATTGCTCCGAAGTTCCTCGGGTAAATGGCGCTGGACCTGCTTCGACAATAGTTTATGGAAGTTCATAAAAGGACGTAATTGTCATTGTCTGGTTGTGCAACTGACACGGGCCACCTTCATTAAAAGGAGAAATCTCCCCGTTGGCATAAAAACCCACAAGTGGTACCTGCTTACCCAGTGTTTCGCTAACCAATTCAACTTCCTCATCAATACGTGGACCGTAAATAAGCTTTCGGCCAACACAACTAATTAATAAGGCTAAATCCGGTTTCTGCTCGTTGGGTAAGCTGGTTTGCTGAGCCGCGGTTGCAGCGGCTGCCGTGAGTTTATCAAAATTTGCTTTCATAAAGCGAACTTTAGAACCCACAGGTACATCGCCAGCGAATGTCATGCGTTTTCTGTCTTCATCAATGGAGAGAATCGTGCGAACTACGGGTTTATCGGAATCAGGGATGGTTACAGCAAGCGGAAAGTAGAAAGCCGAGCCGGGTAGGTTTTCTGCATCATCCCCCAAATACTTTTTATAAATCCCTAAGGCATTCTCATGATCAATTTCATACAATACGTTGCTTTCTGACTGGGTTATCTCCTTTTCCAGACCAAACATAGCCCATCCCCCTTTTGAGCCATGGGTAACCACCAGCTTTTGGCCATAGAAGCCAACTGCCACAATGGTACCCTCCGTAGGCTGTTGATTTAAGCCAACCAGCGTGGAGTTGAATTTGGCGGCATCCCCAGCCAGACCACCCGTTACTAAAACGTTTCCAGCCCCTGCCTGTAAGCCTTTTACCAGTTCACTACCATTTACCAGACCACCATCCGACAAGACAAGCATGTAGACCAGGTCTTCTCGTACCAGTTGCTCGGTCAGCCGTTGGGCAGCGTCGAAGCTTGTATTAAAATCGCGGATATTGACGGATGCCGTTACAATCCGGGTATCGGCAAACTGAATAGCTACGGCGATCAGCGTATTGTCCTGGACAATATCATGGTAAATTTCTCCCGCGGTACTGCATAATGCGATGGCTGCATTAGGAAATTTAGCGCGGACTGTGTCAAATATGGAATCGGACTGTAAAATTTCTTTAGCTGCGAAGCATAAAACAAGTTGCGCTTGTGCATCCTCCAACGACTGACTAATCGTGTGTTTCGACCAGACATTTTCATTAAACTGAACAATTGAGACGATCATAGAGAAAGTTATTGGCGTGCGTTTTGCGCAAATACTGGTTACACACAAAATAGAGACCAATCAAAATCACCATGATAAGTAATTAACAATAAGCCTTTTAGCTCACAATTCCAGATACACTCATTCCACAATCTGGAAATGAAGTCTATTTTCTGGAAAAACAAAGAACCATTGAACACTGCCCATCCACGACTGCCCGTACTACACGAAATGGAAAAACTGTCCAGAATCTGGAAACAGGTAGTCGCAAAACCAACTTAAATAGCTTCTATGGAGCTATTTAACTAGTTGGCACGACTTAGGCTGTAGAACCTGATCAAAATCATCTGCATTGCTGGAACCAGTTTTCCTATTCACAGATTGCGTTACCAAAGGAAGTCTTTACGTCAGTTTGCCAGCGGCCTTTTTGCAAATCTACCGCCCTGGTAAAACCCTGGTAATAAAGTAACTACGGCTCATTCTATCGAATTCATGTAATTTAGTAGTTCAAATTGCCTTTTTATATAAATTGAAATTCCAATTAGTCAAATCAACATTATTATTGGTAACAATAAATATTCCCAACTTGCCAATATCTACACTAATAGTAAGCTAACTTGTACCATGAATGAGCCTAATACCTACCGTATTTTTATAGTTGAGGACGATCCCTGGTATGGTGAAGTACTTAAGTACCATCTATCCCTTAATCCTGATTATGAACTCTACCGATTTGCAACCGGGGAGGGCTGTCTGAAGTACCTCAGAACCTGTACACCCCACCTGATCACGATCGATTATTCCTTACCGGACACAAACGGAGCTGAGTTATTCCGGCGTATTCACGAACAATTACCCGATACGCCAGTGATTGTGATTAGTGGTCAGAAAGATGTTGAAACGGCGGTTAGTCTGCTCCAGGCAGGTGTTCACGATTATTTAGTGAAGGATGATCGAACAAAAGATCTGCTCTGGAACGCCATTCTTAAGATTCGGGAAAATCAAAACCTGAAGCAGGAGATTGAACAATTACGCGAAGAACTGGGGCAGAAATATGACTTCAGCTCGATTATAAAAGGAAACAGCCCAGCGATTCGGAAGGTGTTTACGCTCGTTGAAAAAGCTGTTCGAACAAACATCAATATATCCATTACAGGCGAAACCGGAACCGGAAAAGAACTGGTTGCCAAAGCAATTCATTATCATTCTGATCGCCGGAAAAAGCCATTTGTTGCCGTTAATATGGCAGCTATTCCGCCCAGTTTAGCAGAAAGTGAATTATTCGGGCACGAAAAAGGGGCATTTACAGGCGCCATTTCCCGGAAAATCGGGCGGTTTGAAGAAGCCAATAAAGGGACTCTATTTCTGGATGAGATTGCCGAACTGGACCTGACCCTGCAAAGCAAGCTGCTGCGGGTGTTACAGGAACGAGAGCTTGTTCGGGTGGGGGGCAGCGAAAAAATAACGCTGGATATTCGGCTGGTGATTGCGTCTCACAAAAATTTACTGGAAGAGGTCAGGCAAGGTCGATTTCGGGAGGATTTGTACTATCGTCTTCTGGGCCTTCCTATTGCCCTGCCCCCGCTGCGCGATCGCCCAACCGATATCATGGTGTTAGCGCGCTTTTTTCTGGATGACTTTTGCAAAGCCAATAACTTCCCCTTCATGGCTATTTCTTCTCAGGCCACCGACAAATTAATGCACTATCCGTTTCCTGGTAACGTACGGGAACTGAAGTCGGTTATGGAGTTGGCGGCTGTGCTATGCGACGGAACGGAAATCAGGCCGGAAGACATTCTGCTGGCTTCCGACACAGAGGACATCTCCTTAAACTCCGGCGATAAGACCCTGCGGGATTATACGCTACAGGTGATTAAATCCTACCTGAAAAAATACGACAACAATGTGGTGCTGGTTGCCGAGAAGCTGGATATCGGCAAATCCACCATTTACAAAATGCTTCAGACTAATGAACTCACTTTATCCTGAAGCAAACCGCTAGTACTCGCCCAATTTGGTCATTTTGATTCTTTGGGTTCTCTGGATGCTGTTGTTCTGAAAAGAAAAAGTTAACTCCATAGAATCCTGAGAATCTAGTTTTAGCGGAATCTTGAATCAATATACGCATGGAAAATGCCCACCCCTCTGCCCTACCCGAGCCATTGGCTTCACTAACATTACGTCAGGAAAACGAACAGCTTCGACGCGAAAAGCAACAACTGGAGGCCACGATTGCCCAACAGCAAACTGAAATGGCGCTAATTGAACAACGCTGGAAGTTTGCGCTGGAAGGCGTTGGCGACGCGATATGGGAGCTAAACCTGCAAACTGGAGCCATCTTCCGCTCGCCCAGATACCGCGAAATTCTGGGCTATAGCGTTGACGAAGTTCCCGATACAGTTCAAGGCTGGAGCGAGTTGCTACATCCGATGGACCGGGATTTGGCCCTCATTCCAGACCTGGATCAGTCCCCGCCTGACCAGTGGGCAAGCCATAGTATCGCGTATCGGCTTCTGGGTAAAGATGGATCGTACCGGTATTTTCTGGATCGGGGGCGGTTGTTTAGCTGTTCGGCAGACGGAAGACCCCTGCTGATGATTGGAACCACCACGGACATTACCGCCCAGAAACGCCGAGAGGAGGCAGTACGCTTACAGGCAAGCCGGTTAGCCAATCTAATCGCCGATTTACAGGAAGGCATTTTGCTCGAAGATGAGCACCGGACAATTGGGCTTGTCAATCAGCATTTCTGCGACCTGTTCTCGTTACCAGTAACGCCCGATCAGCTAAAAGGCATGGACTGCTCTGGAATGGCCGAACAAAGTAAGGATTTCTTCAAAAATCCAGACTGGTTTGTAAACCGGGTAAATCAGCTCCTGGCAGATCAACAGCCGGTTATTGGCGAAGAACTGGAACTGGCGGATGGGCGCATTTTTGAGCGAGACTATATCCCCGTTTTTACAGACGGTGTGTACGCCGGTCACCTCTGGAAATATTCAGACATTACGAAGCGGAAACGCGCCGAAGGTATTGCCGTTCACCTGAACGAAAAATACCAGCGGATTATTGAGAATATGAATCTGGGGTTGATTGAGGTTGACCTGGACGAACGCATCGTGTATACGAACCAGAGTTTCTGTACCATGAGCGGTTATGACCCCAATGAACTGATCGGGCAGATAGCAACGGATATTTTGCTCAAAGGCCAGAATATTCAGGTCATGAAGGAAAAAAATGATAGCCGATTGAAGGGTGTCATGGATGCCTATGAAGTAGCTGTTAAAAACAAACAGGGCGAAGCCATGTGGTGGCTGGTTAGTGGAGCACCCCTGTATTCGGATACAGGAGAAGTAATTGGCTCGACCGGCATTCACCTGGACATCACCAAGCAAAAGCAACTCGAATCCGAACTTCGGATTGCCAAGCAGGAGGCAGAACATTCATCCCACGCAAAAGAGCTTTTTCTGGCCAACATGAGTCACGAGATTCGTACGCCAATGAACGCAATCCTGAGCCTGGGGCAACAACTGGCCAAAACAACCCTAACCGATCATCAGCAGTTTTTTTTGAGCATGATCAATACCGCGGCCAGCAATCTGCTGGTCATTATTAATGACATCTTAGACTTTTCTAAAATAGAAGCAGGCCAGCTTGCCCTGGAGCATATCGATTTTGATCTGGCCGATTTACTACAGCGTGCGGCACTGGTTATGACCCAGAATGCAACCGAAAAAGGCCTCCAATTACTAACAACCATTGATCCTGACCTGGCACCTGTGCTTATCGGCGATCCCTACCGACTGAATCAGATCTTGCTTAATCTGATTGGGAATGCGATCAAGTTTACGGATCACGGACGTGTACATGTACAGTGTGACTGCCTCACCATTGGGAACCAACAGGCCATTCACCTTATCGTAGCCGATACAGGTATTGGCATGGAGCCTGATTTTCAGCAGAATTTGTTCACAAAATTCACCCAGGAAGACGAGAGTATTGGGCGCCGGTACGGCGGAACAGGCCTGGGAATGAGTATTACCAAGCAGTTAGTTGAATTGATGGGTGGAGAGATTCGGGTGGAGAGCGTAAAACACAAAGGAACTACCGTAAGCGTATATGTATCCCTTCCAATTGGTGATCCGGAAAACCTTTTGGTGGATGAACAGGGGGTTCAGAATGACGACGCTCTACAGTCGAAACGCGTTTTGTTAGTCGAGGATAATGAGATGAATCGACTAATTGTCAGAACTATTCTTGACCCCTACGGAATTGATCTGGTTGAGGTTACAAACGGATTGACTGCTGTAGAGACCCTTAGAACCGACTCGTTTGATCTCGTACTCATGGATGTGCAAATGCCCGTTATGGATGGCCTGGAAGCAACCCGTATTATTCGACGAGAAATAAGCACCACTATTCCAATTATAGCACTAACGGCTAGTGCTATACGCAACGAAAAAGAGGCCTGCTATTCCGCTGGGATGAATGACTTTTTAGCAAAGCCGTTCGAGGAGAAAAGTCTGATTGAAAAACTAACGAAATGGCTGGTGGGAATAGACACGGTAACCGGATTAACTGCTACCAGCCCGGACAAGCCACTCTATAATTTAACGAAGCTGGAAGCCATCAGCCGGGGCGACGAAGAGTTTACACTAAAAATGATTCAACTGTTTTGTACAGAGGTGCCCATTGCTGCCACTGAGATCCGAGAAGCGTATGAATCAAAAGAGTATGCAAAAGCGAAATATGTGGCCCACCGAATAAAACCCTCCGTTGATATTATGGGACTACAGGCTCAGCTCGATGAGCTTCAACGCATTGAGGAATTGGCAGGCAATAAAACTAGTTCGCCGGAACTTGGTGAACTGATTATCAACTTTGAGCAGGAAATTAAGACGGCGGTTGACCACATGAAGGCTATGTATCTAACCGGAAATGAACTCAGCTAGCGCACAACTCGTAGTGTACAAACCCAAATAGCTCCTCGAACATAAAATCATTTAGCCCGTTTGGAAGTTTATAACAGAACCTATTAACACGACCGCCAGAATTGGGCTACTGATTCGTACCAGCGGCACTAAACCCTAGTTTTACAACTATGGAGGGACTATCTGATCAACTACCACCTAACGAGGATCAACCCTCTGCTCAGCAAGGAAATGTTGATGCCGCCAACGATTTTCTGTCCACCTGCGACCGGTTGTCAACGGGTTACGATAGTGGATTTTACTGGGAGGACGTGCAACGGGCTTTACGCATTGCCTCAGGTTTAGAGAAATGGCCTGATTGATATCTGCAAAATCTATCCCTGACAGGGCATTGCCACTGTGCTTGTTTATACTAACTCAACATGCAAACTGCTTACGTACGATTACTTAGTGTACTCTTAGTAGTACTAACTGCTGTCGGCCAACTTATGGCTCAGCAGACAACCGATGTACGCCAGGTTCGCTGGGGCTTTTCACCAAAGCAAGTCAAGCAATCCGAATCCGTAAAACCTACCTCCATAAAGCGTGACAAAGTCGTTTATTCGCGCGTACCCTTGGCTAATCGGACAGTTGGCCTTGAGTATGAGTTCAACGGAGATTCGCTACTGTCCGCTACGTATTATTATTACACAACCCCTGCCATTACCGAGGCAGATGTACAAGCCGCGTCGGCTGAATTAGAAGCTTTGTTAACAGAAAAATATGGTCCTGGAAAAGTAGCTCAGGTGGGTGAACTCAGAACCGTAAACTGGCTGACACCAAGAACGCAAATTCGCCTGGCACTTGGCAATATAGACAGGGGCTGGTCTTTAGAAATCGGGTACCTATGTCGGGTTTGTGCGGGAGATCCCAAAACAACTGTACAACAGAAAGTCCCCTGGAAAGCCCGAAAAGACATTAAGGATTTATAACCGATCCTCCAGGCGATAACGCATAAAAACCGCTTACTAAAAAAAGGCTAATCAACTAGTTTCGGTATCTCCAGACATCCATTCAACCAGAGGTTTAACATGAGCGGGTAGGTTACTATCCATGCCAATTAATTTATCCACTATCTCCAAAGCCAGGTTAGTTGGAATTGCTGAATAAAGATTACTAATTTCCATACCCTAAAAAAATCTTAGTAGCTCAGGTAAATTTACAACAGATAGGCACATAGTACATGTACCTTAACTCCTTCAATTCTGTAGAAAATAGTACCCACATGCTAAGCGAAGCATGATAGGCTAGCTGATTTTCAATAAATCGTGAGGCCACCCACATTAACTCGAAAAGTGGCTATACACTGCACAGACGCCCATTAGGCTCCATACAAGCGTAGCAAGTTAACTCGTGTAGCCATCTACGTATTCCTTTGGCAAACAAATTGTCTATACAGATCGATACCACCCCGCTCGATACGGCCAAACCTATACTTCAATGAAGCCTACCACCCTTAAAACGCATATGCGGCAGCCAGTACTTATTCTTAGCATCCTTGTCGGAAGTCTGATCGGTTTGTTTTTATACTGCGCAGCGCTAATTGACTGGGTACAGGATTACAAAACAGGGATTTACGCCCAAAACCAGCTCGAAGCGATACTCGAAACATCGGGTGTTCTGCTGTACTCCTACGCTGGTTTTCGATTTCTTCAATGGAGAGTACGATTATAAGGCTACCCAATCAAGCGAATTAACCCGGCTCAAGGATCAAAGTAATGGGCTAATTACCAGGCATTCTGGTTCCCGATTCTATCTATTCTATGTGATGAAATACGATTCTATGTGATGAAACACGATTTACGCACACTAACCCTTTTTCTAGTTACCTTACTATTGTGCACGTTTACTCGCGCTAAAGGACAGTCTCTTCCAGTTTCTGAAGCCCATACAATCTTCATAACTACGAATTTAGCTGACAATCAGGCTTACATCGCCATTGGGAAGGTGCTGACAGAGCAATCTATCTTATTTTCAGTCACTAGCGATGGCATATTAATTAGTTCGCAGGGGAATACGTTTACTGATAACCAGGACGCCATTTTTGTTGGTCAATTAACGGTTACAGGCGGATTGGTAAAGCTAACCGGTCAAATGCGTACACCTTCAAAAGCCAATAGTAATGACCCAAGTGATAGTAAAGTCGTACCTATTGGGTATCAGAAAAGCAAAACCTCGGTATCAAAAGCAGGATTTATTTACATGAATGAATTGGCAAAAAAGTTAAAACCCGTTCTTCATGGCGTAATTCGTTATAAAGCCCAGAAAGGTACTATGTCTTGAAAAATAAGTTAGTTGCTTACTAAAACAGGCGAATAATCTTGTAGTTATCTGGCTATATTCATAGAATTAGGGGGTTGTATTTTATAAATTAGTTATAAAATACAACCCCCTAATTCTATGAATATAGCCAGAAGTTCATCAATAAAAAAGTCACCGTCGGTATGGTTACCGACGGTGACTTTTTTATTGATGAACTTAATAATTCTTCGAAAGCATCATACGTTATACGCTTCTGCCCTGAATCAGACGCAAAATTATTGCAATAACTGCAATAACTAGCAGGATGTGAATTATGCCACCCATGCCGAAGCTATTAAAGCCTAAAAAACCTAGTAGCCAAATGATGATAAGTACCACCGCAATGGTGTATAATAGATTGCCCATGTGTTTATTACTTTTAATGATAAATTAACTTCAACTTATAGCATAAACTATCCTTATTTGAATATGTTATAAAAATTAGTAATTCTATTGTCTGAACTCAATTAAAAAACAAATATTTTGTACAGAACAGTGCATTTAAGTAGCTGCCAGCACGAATACATAGCATCATTAATAAACAAATATAAATTCATTAACATTTTCTCATATTACTTTTTACAATTATCTGTTTTAGCAGGTAATTAAACTAAATAAGCTACATCTACTCTACTTCTGTCTTTATAGGCTATAATCATGGCACAAATCCTTTTTAATTAACTTTTTTTTCTGTTTTTAGCTAACAAACTAACCAGTTTG
Coding sequences:
- a CDS encoding lmo0937 family membrane protein, encoding MGNLLYTIAVVLIIIWLLGFLGFNSFGMGGIIHILLVIAVIAIILRLIQGRSV
- a CDS encoding PAS domain S-box protein; this translates as MENAHPSALPEPLASLTLRQENEQLRREKQQLEATIAQQQTEMALIEQRWKFALEGVGDAIWELNLQTGAIFRSPRYREILGYSVDEVPDTVQGWSELLHPMDRDLALIPDLDQSPPDQWASHSIAYRLLGKDGSYRYFLDRGRLFSCSADGRPLLMIGTTTDITAQKRREEAVRLQASRLANLIADLQEGILLEDEHRTIGLVNQHFCDLFSLPVTPDQLKGMDCSGMAEQSKDFFKNPDWFVNRVNQLLADQQPVIGEELELADGRIFERDYIPVFTDGVYAGHLWKYSDITKRKRAEGIAVHLNEKYQRIIENMNLGLIEVDLDERIVYTNQSFCTMSGYDPNELIGQIATDILLKGQNIQVMKEKNDSRLKGVMDAYEVAVKNKQGEAMWWLVSGAPLYSDTGEVIGSTGIHLDITKQKQLESELRIAKQEAEHSSHAKELFLANMSHEIRTPMNAILSLGQQLAKTTLTDHQQFFLSMINTAASNLLVIINDILDFSKIEAGQLALEHIDFDLADLLQRAALVMTQNATEKGLQLLTTIDPDLAPVLIGDPYRLNQILLNLIGNAIKFTDHGRVHVQCDCLTIGNQQAIHLIVADTGIGMEPDFQQNLFTKFTQEDESIGRRYGGTGLGMSITKQLVELMGGEIRVESVKHKGTTVSVYVSLPIGDPENLLVDEQGVQNDDALQSKRVLLVEDNEMNRLIVRTILDPYGIDLVEVTNGLTAVETLRTDSFDLVLMDVQMPVMDGLEATRIIRREISTTIPIIALTASAIRNEKEACYSAGMNDFLAKPFEEKSLIEKLTKWLVGIDTVTGLTATSPDKPLYNLTKLEAISRGDEEFTLKMIQLFCTEVPIAATEIREAYESKEYAKAKYVAHRIKPSVDIMGLQAQLDELQRIEELAGNKTSSPELGELIINFEQEIKTAVDHMKAMYLTGNELS